One region of Quercus lobata isolate SW786 chromosome 2, ValleyOak3.0 Primary Assembly, whole genome shotgun sequence genomic DNA includes:
- the LOC115962884 gene encoding uncharacterized protein LOC115962884, with protein sequence MDMQFTFVHGGWEGNANDSRLFEEAISDWKHGFPWPPTGSYYLVDSGLPISASFLPPHKSTRYHAQEFNSSGRWITLKKELYNYRHSSLQMVIEQSFGVLKARFPILNLMPNFKPIRTIGESDGKGSATNSKGSGDVGASTSSATQTHVLEMSSASKRAMGQVRDNITDTMWNDYVTRGNVR encoded by the exons ATGGACATGCAGTTCACATTTGTCCATGGTGGGTGGGAGGGCAATGCGAATGACTCAAGGCTTTTCGAGGAAGCGATCAGTGACTGGAAGCATGGATTCCCATGGCCACCAACAG ggtCGTACTACTTGGTGGATTCGGGTCTACCAATTAGCGCTAGTTTTCTCCCCCCTCACAAGTCAACTAGATACCATGCACAGGAATTCAACTCAAGCGGTAGATGGATAACATTAAAGAAAGAGTTGTACAACTACAGGCACTCGTCCTTACAGATGGTTATTGAGCAATCCTTTGGAGTGCTGAAAGCCCGTTTCCCCATTCTGAATTTAATGCCAAACTTCAAGCCAATTAG AACAATAGGGGAGAGTGATGGCAAAGGTAGTGCGACCAATAGCAAAGGCAGTGGAGATGTTGGAGCATCAACAAGCTCAGCGACCCAAACGCATGTACTAGAAATGTCAAGTGCATCAAAGAGAGCGATGGGCCAAGTTAGGGACAATATCACTGACACAATGTGGAATGATTATGTTACTCGTGGCAATGTGAGATga